The following proteins are encoded in a genomic region of Porphyrobacter sp. CACIAM 03H1:
- the soxR gene encoding redox-sensitive transcriptional activator SoxR — MAAARRPKSTDLLTIGEIARRTGLSVSAIRFYEERGLIEPVRTGGNQRRFPRSDIRRLSFILIAQRLGLSLGEIEAELGRLPHGRTPTTPDWEAISGAVRARLDQRIAELVRTRDRLDGCIGCGCLSLSHCAIWNPGDELGAQGPGPRKLLA, encoded by the coding sequence ATGGCCGCCGCCCGCCGCCCGAAATCGACCGACCTGCTCACCATCGGCGAGATCGCGCGCCGCACCGGCCTCAGTGTGTCGGCGATCCGGTTCTACGAGGAGCGGGGCCTGATCGAGCCGGTGCGTACCGGCGGCAACCAGCGGCGCTTCCCGCGCTCGGACATCCGCCGCCTCAGCTTCATCCTGATCGCCCAGCGGCTCGGCCTCTCGCTCGGCGAGATCGAGGCCGAGCTTGGGCGGCTTCCGCATGGCCGCACGCCGACGACACCCGACTGGGAGGCGATCAGCGGCGCAGTCCGGGCGCGGCTCGATCAGCGCATCGCCGAGCTCGTCCGCACCCGCGACCGGCTCGACGGCTGCATCGGCTGCGGCTGCCTGAGCCTTTCCCATTGCGCGATCTGGAACCCCGGCGACGAACTGGGCGCGCAGGGACCGGGGCCGCGCAAGCTGCTGGCCTGA
- a CDS encoding VOC family protein produces the protein MPSGHLEHVNITVSDIDRSAALLAQLMGWRIRWRGPSQLGGETIHVGGDDDYIAVYTRGTVPRPFAKGVPLNHVGLVVDDLDAAEAVVTAAGLESFNHADYEPGRRFYFFDWDGIEFEIVSYA, from the coding sequence ATGCCCTCCGGACATCTCGAACACGTCAACATCACCGTCAGCGACATCGACAGGAGCGCCGCGCTGCTCGCGCAATTGATGGGCTGGCGCATCCGGTGGCGCGGGCCCTCCCAGCTTGGCGGGGAGACCATCCATGTCGGTGGCGACGACGATTACATCGCGGTCTACACCCGCGGCACCGTGCCCCGGCCGTTCGCCAAGGGCGTGCCGCTCAATCATGTCGGGCTGGTGGTCGACGATCTGGATGCGGCCGAAGCGGTGGTGACGGCGGCCGGGCTCGAATCCTTCAACCATGCCGATTACGAACCCGGACGGCGGTTCTACTTCTTCGACTGGGACGGGATCGAGTTCGAGATAGTGAGCTACGCCTAG